The genome window AATTGAAAATGGACAAACAGCTTCTGCTGTTGCTACCCTTTCAAAAATTAGCGAAGCATTAGAAGTTCCCCTTGCATGGATTCTAGATGATAAAACAGAAGAAGATCTGGTTCTCCAAAAAAGATCGAATCGACAGTCAAAGGTGGGGGATGTGAGCATGGGATATTCCTATGAGTTGCTGGCAAACCGCTCCCTTGTTAGTGGAATTGAACCGACGATTGTGCATGTTACGCCAAAACATATTAATCAAAGGAAAGATTCGTATACACACTCCCAAGATGAGTTTATTTATATTTTAGAGGGTGCAATTTTCTTATATTATAATGGGGATAAGCATTTTATGGAAAAGGGGGATAGTGCTTATTTTCAAGGATCTAAGCCACATCTATTTATCCCGGTAAATGATGAAGAGGCAAAGGTTTTTACATTATTTATCGATCGTCCGTAATACATAACGAGAATTAAATTTGTTTGATAATATCATTAATAGTCAGAGGTGATGTAATGGAACTGTTCATTGAGATTCTAATCGCAGCAGTCATCTTATTCTACATCTATCGTTTTGTTCTAATTATAGCCAAGATGAAGGAGAAGGTTGTTTTTCCAACTTCATCTGAAGGGATAGCGGACATAAGAAAATTCCCGCAAAAAATTGTCAATGCTCCTACTTATTTCGGACAAAAATGGGGATTGATTACATATGCGATAATTCTTGCATATGTAATCACGATGTTTTGTTTAGTAAAATATCTGGAAATAAATTGGGCAACATACTTATTAGTCCTGCTTCCATTGTTCAATTTCTCGAATCTCCTAAATATGTTTGTAATCGTACAAGATGGCATTTTATGCGGTGGACACTTTGTATCATGGAAGAAAATCAAAACATTTGAATTTGTGCTTATTGACGCAAATCATCGATACTATGGCCATTCTGAAATAGTTAATAATCAATATGAAATAAAAATAAAGACAGGGATTCTAACCCTGAGTAGTATAATCACCTCAGAAGAAATGAGGAAAAAACTAAGATCCATTCTTTATGAACATAATGTAATCGAATTAGGACCTACTGAAGATTTACTTACAGATAAAGCGTAAGGGGAAGAAGGGGGCAAGGAACGGTTGTGTCCCTTACTCCATATAAAATTACTCCTGTTCAGCTTTATTTTACCTATGATGAGCGAATGCAACTGAAAATGATATGATTAACTGAAAAATAAGTTATAGAGAATAAATGTCCTTAATAAAAGATTTTATTGTAG of Oceanobacillus zhaokaii contains these proteins:
- a CDS encoding helix-turn-helix domain-containing protein, with amino-acid sequence MRFIDLYIIGSKIKEIRLRKKKTQQQIADQCGISKSMLSKIENGQTASAVATLSKISEALEVPLAWILDDKTEEDLVLQKRSNRQSKVGDVSMGYSYELLANRSLVSGIEPTIVHVTPKHINQRKDSYTHSQDEFIYILEGAIFLYYNGDKHFMEKGDSAYFQGSKPHLFIPVNDEEAKVFTLFIDRP